The following proteins are co-located in the Acidimicrobiales bacterium genome:
- a CDS encoding glutathione peroxidase, giving the protein MTIYDLPASSLSGEPDALSRHRGKAALVVNVASRCGLTPQYAGLVRLQERFADQGFTVLGFPCNQFGRQEPGTPEEIATFCSTTYGVDFPLFEKVEVNGPGRHPVFDELTAVPDADGEAGDVQWNFEKWVVDADGRPVARFRPGTDPEADEVVATIEQVLPGAS; this is encoded by the coding sequence ATGACCATCTACGACCTCCCCGCCAGCTCGCTGTCCGGCGAGCCCGACGCCCTGTCCCGCCACCGGGGCAAGGCCGCGCTCGTCGTCAACGTCGCCTCCCGCTGCGGCCTCACCCCCCAGTACGCCGGGCTCGTCCGCCTCCAGGAGCGCTTCGCCGACCAGGGCTTCACCGTGCTCGGCTTCCCGTGCAACCAGTTCGGCCGCCAGGAGCCGGGGACGCCCGAGGAGATCGCCACCTTCTGCTCGACCACCTACGGGGTGGACTTCCCGCTGTTCGAGAAGGTCGAGGTCAACGGGCCCGGCCGCCACCCGGTGTTCGACGAGCTCACCGCCGTGCCCGACGCCGACGGCGAGGCCGGCGACGTGCAGTGGAATTTCGAGAAGTGGGTGGTGGACGCGGACGGCCGCCCGGTCGCCCGCTTCCGGCCCGGCACCGACCCGGAGGCCGACGAGGTCGTCGCCACCATCGAGCAGGTCCTGCCGGGGGCGAGCTGA